In BD1-7 clade bacterium, one genomic interval encodes:
- the nimR_1 gene encoding HTH-type transcriptional regulator NimR, which translates to MPDVHAGLATLERGPQPIVTLERKLEIGQSLPVHQHQRAQLVYASEGTMQVSTADFCYLVPPMRAVWMPAQVKHAIEAKSQLCMSNLYIRPELLKTDEVRVQVLAITPLMKHLIDAMMAVSQDYTAQGAEARLAAVVLDQINDQRSIDLALPIPDDRRLQKVISTLIDDPSNTLSLADWAEVVGASERTLSRLFVAESGMTFGQWRQQRKLHRALELLDAGRDIGEISSALGYQSQSAFSAMFHRVMGESPLEFRRANERSSNDS; encoded by the coding sequence ATGCCAGATGTGCACGCAGGGCTTGCGACGCTGGAACGTGGGCCACAACCGATAGTCACACTTGAACGAAAGCTTGAGATCGGGCAGAGCTTACCGGTGCACCAACATCAGCGAGCACAACTGGTGTATGCAAGTGAAGGTACCATGCAGGTGTCAACGGCCGATTTTTGCTATCTGGTGCCTCCTATGCGGGCGGTATGGATGCCTGCACAAGTGAAGCATGCGATCGAAGCAAAGAGTCAGTTGTGTATGAGCAATCTGTATATTCGCCCAGAGCTGCTTAAAACCGATGAGGTGCGTGTTCAAGTGCTGGCTATTACCCCGCTGATGAAGCACTTGATTGATGCCATGATGGCTGTTTCACAAGATTATACAGCGCAGGGTGCAGAAGCTCGATTAGCTGCCGTGGTGCTTGATCAAATCAATGATCAGCGATCAATCGATTTGGCGTTGCCGATACCCGATGATCGGCGTTTGCAAAAGGTTATATCGACTCTGATAGATGATCCTTCGAATACGCTCTCATTGGCTGATTGGGCTGAGGTGGTGGGGGCCAGTGAACGTACCTTATCACGTTTGTTTGTGGCTGAATCCGGGATGACGTTTGGCCAGTGGCGTCAACAACGAAAACTGCACCGTGCGTTGGAGTTGTTAGATGCTGGGCGCGATATTGGCGAAATCAGTTCAGCACTGGGATACCAGAGCCAAAGCGCGTTCAGTGCTATGTTTCATCGTGTGATGGGCGAATCCCCGTTGGAGTTTCGCCGGGCTAATGAAAGATCCTCTAACGATAGTTGA
- the yiaA gene encoding Inner membrane protein YiaA gives MLIINSIYFTALRYVVRATRLGLRITKGNEIKMLLDKSSINKPTAAYIGATWGALAIGVIGYLVGLWNAAMQLNEKGFYFAVFLLAMFSAVTLQKTVRDRDEGLPVTNIFLGMCWSAFASSVALLVIGLINADLFLSEKGFYGMAFVLSLFSIITVQKNIRDLTNENGETEPAAFSKPDGGIDVAANVVDIL, from the coding sequence ATGCTTATAATCAATAGCATCTATTTTACAGCCTTACGGTATGTCGTTAGAGCGACTCGTTTGGGTTTACGAATAACAAAAGGGAATGAGATAAAAATGTTGTTAGATAAATCAAGTATCAATAAACCGACCGCAGCTTATATTGGTGCAACCTGGGGAGCATTGGCTATTGGCGTGATTGGCTATTTAGTTGGGTTGTGGAATGCGGCGATGCAACTGAATGAAAAAGGTTTTTATTTTGCCGTATTCTTACTGGCGATGTTTTCAGCAGTCACACTGCAAAAAACAGTTAGAGATCGCGATGAGGGCCTACCCGTAACCAATATATTTCTGGGCATGTGCTGGTCTGCATTTGCTTCATCAGTTGCGCTTCTGGTCATTGGGTTGATCAATGCCGATTTATTCCTAAGTGAAAAAGGATTCTATGGCATGGCGTTTGTTCTATCGCTATTTTCAATCATTACCGTCCAAAAAAATATTAGAGACCTAACCAACGAAAATGGCGAGACTGAACCGGCTGCATTTTCGAAACCCGACGGCGGCATTGATGTAGCAGCAAATGTTGTCGATATTCTCTAG